In Solanum pennellii chromosome 7, SPENNV200, the following are encoded in one genomic region:
- the LOC107024784 gene encoding probable methyltransferase At1g27930, with amino-acid sequence MLKLAIIGLTCTILLILILFRMSNNPTICETSEGSGTLLNGNSTLNDDIIMSEHLQVDAILHYATSRVIPQQTLDEIKISFNLIKSLTPCNLLVFGLGHDSFMWSSMNSRGTTFFLEEDPKWSRAILKDLSFIRSNTVRYRTTLYEAEKLIDHYNKEPDCWARKSILRGNSKCKLALNMLSKEVYDKEWDIIMIDGPKGYFDQAPGRMSAIYSAAVMARNRKGPGVTHVILHDVDRDVEKVYAELFLCRKNLVNGVGKLWHFEIPPASVMNTDFC; translated from the coding sequence ATGTTGAAATTAGCAATCATAGGTTTAACTTGTACaatattacttattttaattttatttcgaaTGTCAAATAATCCCACCATCTGCGAAACATCAGAGGGTTCAGGGACCCTCCTGAATGGGAACTCAACACTGaatgatgatataataatgtcTGAGCATCTCCAAGTTGACGCGATCCTCCATTATGCCACGTCACGTGTGATACCTCAACAAACATTGGACGAGATCAAGATATCTTTCAACTTAATCAAATCACTAACTCCTTGTAATTTGCTAGTATTTGGGTTAGGTCATGACTCGTTTATGTGGTCATCCATGAATTCACGTGGCACAACATTTTTCCTAGAGGAAGATCCAAAATGGAGCAGGGCTATACTTAAAGACCTATCATTCATCCGTTCTAACACAGTTAGATACAGGACGACTTTGTATGAGGCAGAGAAACTAATCGACCACTACAATAAGGAACCGGATTGTTGGGctagaaaatcaattttacGAGGTAATAGTAAATGTAAGCTAGCATTGAACATGTTATCGAAGGAAGTGTATGATAAAGAATGGGACATTATTATGATAGATGGTCCGAAAGGGTATTTTGATCAAGCACCGGGAAGAATGTCAGCGATTTATTCTGCTGCTGTTATGGCAAGAAATCGAAAAGGGCCTGGGGTAACACATGTAATATTGCATGATGTGGATCGCGATGTAGAAAAAGTTTATGCTGAACTTTTTTTGTGTAGGAAAAATTTGGTCAATGGTGTAGGAAAGCTATGGCATTTTGAAATTCCTCCAGCTTCGGTTATGAACACTGATTTTTGTTAG